One Tubulanus polymorphus chromosome 5, tnTubPoly1.2, whole genome shotgun sequence DNA segment encodes these proteins:
- the LOC141904928 gene encoding uncharacterized protein LOC141904928 isoform X1 — protein sequence MTDRRSFSQAVAAKLSTGNYIKIKGHKAKEEDDIFNITVGTFAKVIQSLGKRTDVHLSDDNNNKLVAKFWNGIEVSAGSRVTVKRMEVNIYNNKTEIQSTPTTTLELGVIITPRLEIFYSSKFKVEHVRIDSIKNPPICSVLDALSTPKRRRISVTANVEKVENCKDICDTLTNIDNEDHTVIID from the exons ATGACTGACAGACGTTCATTCAGCCAG GCTGTTGCTGCTAAATTGTCAACCGGTAACTATATCAAAATAAAGGGACACAAAGCGAAGGAAGAAGACGACATCTTCAATATCACTGTGGGAACTTTTGCTAAG GTAATTCAGAGCCTTGGTAAGAGAACCGATGTTCATCTATCTGATGACAACAACAATAAATTAGTCGCAAAATTTTGGAATGGTATTGAAGTAAGTGCTGGGTCTAGAGTTACAGTCAAGCGCATGGAAgtaaatatctataataacaAAACGGAAATACAGTCTACTCCTACCACTACTTTAGAGCTTGGAGTGATAATTACTCCAAGATTAGAG ATTTTTTATAGCTCAAAGTTCAAAGTTGAGCACGTTCGAATAGACAGTATTAAGAATCCACCTATTTGTTCGGTCTTAGATGCTTTGTCAACTCCTAAAAGACGACGTATTAGTGTTACTGCAAATGTGGAAAAG GTTGAAAATTGCAAAGACATCTGTGACACATTAACCAATATCGACAATGAGGATCACACTGTTATTATTGATTAG
- the LOC141904928 gene encoding uncharacterized protein LOC141904928 isoform X2, whose amino-acid sequence MTDRRSFSQVIQSLGKRTDVHLSDDNNNKLVAKFWNGIEVSAGSRVTVKRMEVNIYNNKTEIQSTPTTTLELGVIITPRLEIFYSSKFKVEHVRIDSIKNPPICSVLDALSTPKRRRISVTANVEKVENCKDICDTLTNIDNEDHTVIID is encoded by the exons ATGACTGACAGACGTTCATTCAGCCAG GTAATTCAGAGCCTTGGTAAGAGAACCGATGTTCATCTATCTGATGACAACAACAATAAATTAGTCGCAAAATTTTGGAATGGTATTGAAGTAAGTGCTGGGTCTAGAGTTACAGTCAAGCGCATGGAAgtaaatatctataataacaAAACGGAAATACAGTCTACTCCTACCACTACTTTAGAGCTTGGAGTGATAATTACTCCAAGATTAGAG ATTTTTTATAGCTCAAAGTTCAAAGTTGAGCACGTTCGAATAGACAGTATTAAGAATCCACCTATTTGTTCGGTCTTAGATGCTTTGTCAACTCCTAAAAGACGACGTATTAGTGTTACTGCAAATGTGGAAAAG GTTGAAAATTGCAAAGACATCTGTGACACATTAACCAATATCGACAATGAGGATCACACTGTTATTATTGATTAG
- the LOC141905245 gene encoding uncharacterized protein LOC141905245 — protein sequence MADMQVHVLENSTKRTTKRGEEFLYALGITASNKRADIYCYKIGEAVSAKLTAGNYIKIKGHKAKEEDDIFNITVGTSAKIFYSSKFKVEQDRIDSIMNPPICSVLDALSAPKRRRISVSAKVEKVIQSPGKRTDVHLSDDNNNKLVAKFWNGIEVSAGSRVTVKRMEVNIYNNKTEIQSTPTTTLEVEKCKDNHGTLTDIDDEDHTVIIDKKLLKYHTKLEADILALQFDLPRDVMYTCEGDMITEIDLTQL from the exons ATGGCTGACATGCAAGTACACGTGTTGGAAAATTCTACGAAGAGAACCACGAAACGTGGTGAAGAATTTCTTTATGCCCTCGGCATAACTGCCAGCAATAAACGTGCTGACATTTACTGTTATAAAATCGGAGAGGCTGTTTCTGCAAAATTGACAGCCGGTAACTATATCAAAATAAAGGGACACAAAGCGAAGGAAGAAGACGACATCTTCAATATCACTGTAGGAACTTCTGCTAAG ATTTTTTATAGCTCAAAGTTCAAAGTTGAGCAGGATCGAATAGACAGTATTATGAATCCACCTATTTGTTCGGTCTTAGATGCTTTGTCAGCTCCTAAAAGACGACGTATTAGTGTTTCGGCAAAAGTCGAAAAG GTAATTCAGAGCCCTGGTAAGCGAACCGATGTTCATCTATCTGATGACAACAATAATAAATTAGTCGCAAAATTTTGGAATGGTATTGAAGTAAGTGCTGGGTCTAGAGTTACAGTCAAGCGCATGGAAgtaaatatctataataacaAAACGGAAATACAGTCTACTCCTACCACTACATTAGAG GTTGAAAAATGCAAAGACAACCATGGCACATTAACTGATATCGACGATGAGGATCACACTGTTATCATTGATAAGAAACTTCTCAAATATCATACAAAGTTAGAAGCTGACATCTTAGCTCTACAGTTTGATTTACCACGAGACGTCATGTACACTTGTGAAGGAGACATGATCACAGAAATTGATTTGACTCAATTATAA